One Leclercia pneumoniae genomic region harbors:
- a CDS encoding DNA translocase FtsK 4TM domain-containing protein, which yields MSQEYTEDKEVNLSKLSSGRRLLEALLIVTALFAIWLMAALLSFNPSDPSWSQTAWHEPIHNLGGIPGAWLADTLFFIFGVMAYTIPVIIIGGCWFAWRHRQNDEYIDYFAVSLRLIGALALILTSCGLAAINADDIWYFASGGVIGSLLSTALQPMLHSSGGTLALLCIWAAGLTLFTGWSWVSIAEKIGSLILNILTFASNRTRRDDTWVDEDEYEDDYEEAEEHAEQRESRRARIMRGALARRKRVAEKFSNPLARKTDAALFSGKRMDDDEQVAYSAGGAAVDPDDVLFSGHRATPGDYDEYDPLLNGHSVTEPVAAAAVATTAAQAWAAPVEAVTPSAPVPAPESAVQQPLVDWQTAPGVHTPEPTIAPEPQSYVPVQQEPWQQPYQPEPVYEPQPYQDYEQPVAQPYQEPVAPQQPLATEQPYVAPQPEPEVEETKPARPPMYYFEEVEERRAREREQLAAWYQPVPEPNSAPVSSQPVSAPAMPEVDPTASVSPAAAGVKQATVSATAAAAAAAPVFSLATGGSGAPRAQVKEGIGPQLPRPNRVRVPTRRELASASFGIKIPSQQRQPEEKRVGAEYDEADELHQDELARQFAAQQQQRYGEEYQTEVQPYASQNEEDDAAEAELARQFAASQEQRYSGEQPSGANPFSLSDFEFSPMKDLVNDTPSEPLFTPSVMPEAEPPRQQYAPAPQQQPVAPQQYAPAPQQQYAPASQQQYAPAPQQPVAPQQQPQDSLIHPLLMRNGDSRPVQRPTTPLPSLDLLTPPPSEVEPVDTFALEQMARLVEARLADFRIKADVVNYSPGPVITRFELNLAPGVKAARISNLSRDLARSLSTVAVRVVEVIPGKPYVGLELPNKKRQTVYLREVLDNTKFRDNPSPLTVVLGKDIAGDPVVADLAKMPHLLVAGTTGSGKSVGVNAMILSMLYKAQPEDVRFIMIDPKMLELSVYEGIPHLLTEVVTDMKDAANALRWSVNEMERRYKLMSALGVRNLAGYNEKIAEAARMGRPIPDPYWKPGDSMDAQHPVLEKLPYIVVLVDEFADLMMTVGKKVEELIARLAQKARAAGIHLVLATQRPSVDVITGLIKANIPTRIAFTVSSKIDSRTILDQGGAESLLGMGDMLYSGPNSTSPVRVHGAFVRDQEVHAVVQDWKARGRPQYVDGITSDSESEGGGAGGFDGGEELDQLFDQAVNFVTEKRKASISGVQRQFRIGYNRAARIIEQMEAQGIVSEAGHNGNREVLAPPPFE from the coding sequence TTGAGCCAGGAATATACTGAAGACAAAGAAGTCAATTTATCTAAGCTAAGCAGTGGGCGCCGACTCCTTGAAGCGTTACTGATTGTTACTGCCCTTTTTGCCATCTGGCTAATGGCAGCCTTACTCAGCTTCAACCCTTCCGATCCCAGCTGGTCACAAACCGCGTGGCATGAGCCTATTCATAATCTGGGCGGTATACCCGGTGCCTGGCTTGCGGATACCCTGTTCTTCATTTTTGGCGTAATGGCCTACACCATCCCGGTGATTATCATCGGTGGATGCTGGTTCGCCTGGCGTCATCGTCAGAACGATGAGTACATCGACTATTTTGCGGTCTCGCTGCGCCTGATTGGGGCGCTGGCGCTGATCCTCACCTCCTGTGGACTGGCGGCGATTAACGCCGACGATATCTGGTATTTTGCCTCTGGCGGGGTGATCGGCAGTCTGCTAAGCACCGCGCTGCAGCCAATGCTGCACAGCAGCGGCGGTACGCTGGCGTTGCTCTGTATCTGGGCCGCAGGCCTGACGCTGTTTACAGGCTGGTCATGGGTGAGCATTGCCGAGAAGATTGGCAGCCTGATTCTGAACATTCTCACCTTCGCCAGTAATCGTACGCGTCGTGACGATACGTGGGTCGATGAAGATGAGTACGAAGACGATTACGAAGAGGCCGAAGAGCACGCCGAGCAGCGTGAATCGCGTCGCGCACGCATCATGCGTGGGGCATTGGCCCGTCGTAAACGTGTCGCCGAGAAATTCAGCAACCCGTTAGCCCGCAAGACCGACGCGGCGCTCTTCTCCGGTAAACGAATGGATGACGACGAGCAGGTTGCATACAGCGCGGGCGGCGCAGCCGTTGACCCTGACGATGTGCTCTTTTCAGGCCATCGTGCGACGCCGGGCGATTACGATGAATACGATCCACTGCTCAATGGCCATTCCGTCACTGAACCTGTAGCGGCCGCCGCGGTTGCGACCACTGCAGCGCAAGCCTGGGCCGCGCCAGTGGAGGCGGTTACACCTTCTGCGCCCGTACCGGCACCCGAATCAGCAGTGCAGCAGCCGCTGGTTGACTGGCAAACTGCCCCTGGCGTTCATACCCCTGAGCCGACAATTGCCCCTGAGCCGCAGAGCTATGTGCCGGTTCAACAGGAGCCGTGGCAGCAACCTTATCAGCCAGAGCCGGTTTACGAGCCGCAACCTTATCAAGACTATGAACAACCCGTTGCTCAGCCGTATCAAGAGCCGGTCGCGCCGCAGCAACCGTTAGCGACTGAACAACCGTACGTTGCGCCGCAACCCGAGCCTGAAGTGGAAGAGACCAAGCCGGCTCGTCCGCCTATGTACTATTTCGAAGAGGTCGAAGAGCGTCGTGCTCGCGAACGCGAACAGCTTGCAGCCTGGTATCAACCGGTGCCGGAGCCGAATTCTGCGCCAGTCTCTTCGCAACCCGTTTCTGCACCGGCTATGCCAGAGGTTGATCCGACGGCCTCCGTTTCTCCGGCGGCAGCCGGCGTGAAGCAGGCTACGGTTTCAGCAACCGCAGCCGCAGCGGCCGCTGCACCTGTCTTTAGCCTCGCCACAGGCGGATCCGGTGCACCGCGCGCCCAGGTGAAAGAGGGCATTGGCCCGCAACTGCCTCGCCCGAACCGCGTCCGCGTCCCAACCCGGCGTGAGCTGGCTTCCGCCTCTTTCGGGATTAAGATCCCCTCTCAGCAGCGTCAGCCAGAAGAGAAAAGGGTGGGTGCGGAATACGATGAGGCTGATGAGTTGCACCAGGATGAGCTGGCTCGCCAGTTTGCTGCGCAACAACAGCAGCGCTATGGCGAAGAGTACCAGACTGAGGTGCAGCCTTACGCGTCTCAGAACGAAGAAGATGACGCTGCCGAAGCAGAACTGGCTCGCCAGTTTGCTGCCTCTCAAGAGCAGCGCTATTCAGGCGAGCAGCCGTCAGGCGCGAATCCCTTCTCGTTGTCGGACTTTGAATTTTCACCAATGAAAGATCTGGTGAATGACACCCCGAGCGAGCCGCTGTTTACGCCGAGCGTTATGCCGGAGGCGGAACCGCCTCGTCAACAGTATGCGCCGGCGCCTCAGCAGCAGCCTGTGGCACCGCAACAGTATGCGCCGGCGCCTCAGCAGCAGTATGCGCCAGCGTCTCAGCAGCAGTATGCGCCAGCGCCTCAGCAGCCTGTGGCACCGCAACAACAGCCGCAAGACAGTCTGATCCATCCTTTATTAATGCGTAATGGTGACAGCCGTCCAGTTCAGCGTCCAACCACGCCGCTGCCGTCGCTCGATCTGTTAACGCCGCCACCGTCTGAAGTGGAGCCGGTTGATACCTTCGCTCTCGAGCAGATGGCTCGCCTGGTTGAAGCGCGTCTGGCCGATTTCCGCATCAAAGCCGATGTCGTGAACTACTCGCCAGGCCCGGTCATTACCCGTTTTGAACTCAACCTGGCACCAGGCGTGAAAGCGGCCCGAATTTCTAACCTGTCCCGTGACCTGGCTCGCTCGCTGTCGACCGTTGCGGTGCGTGTGGTGGAAGTTATTCCCGGCAAGCCGTATGTCGGCCTGGAACTGCCGAACAAGAAGCGTCAGACCGTTTACCTGCGCGAAGTGCTGGATAACACCAAGTTCCGTGACAATCCCTCTCCACTGACGGTGGTACTGGGTAAAGATATCGCAGGCGATCCGGTGGTTGCCGATCTGGCGAAAATGCCTCACCTGCTGGTTGCGGGGACCACCGGTTCCGGTAAATCGGTGGGTGTCAACGCCATGATCCTGAGCATGCTCTACAAGGCACAGCCGGAAGATGTCCGCTTCATCATGATTGACCCTAAAATGCTTGAATTGTCAGTTTATGAAGGCATTCCGCATTTGCTGACCGAAGTGGTCACCGACATGAAAGATGCGGCCAACGCCCTGCGCTGGAGCGTCAATGAGATGGAGCGTCGCTACAAGCTGATGTCTGCCCTCGGCGTGCGTAATCTGGCGGGTTATAACGAGAAGATTGCTGAGGCCGCGCGAATGGGCCGTCCGATTCCGGATCCTTACTGGAAGCCGGGCGATAGCATGGACGCGCAGCATCCGGTACTGGAAAAGCTGCCCTATATCGTCGTGCTGGTGGATGAATTCGCCGACCTGATGATGACCGTGGGTAAGAAAGTGGAAGAGCTGATTGCCCGTCTGGCGCAAAAAGCGCGTGCCGCCGGTATCCACCTCGTTCTGGCGACCCAGCGGCCTTCCGTAGATGTCATTACGGGTCTTATCAAAGCGAATATCCCGACCCGTATCGCCTTTACCGTGTCGAGTAAAATTGACTCCCGTACCATCCTCGATCAGGGGGGCGCGGAGTCGCTTCTGGGGATGGGCGATATGCTTTACTCCGGCCCGAACTCTACCTCGCCGGTCCGTGTTCATGGTGCCTTTGTCCGCGACCAGGAAGTGCATGCCGTAGTGCAGGACTGGAAGGCGCGTGGCCGTCCGCAGTATGTGGATGGCATTACCTCCGATAGCGAGAGCGAAGGCGGTGGTGCAGGTGGTTTCGATGGTGGAGAAGAGCTGGATCAGCTGTTTGACCAGGCTGTTAACTTCGTTACCGAAAAGCGTAAAGCCTCTATTTCGGGCGTGCAGCGTCAGTTCCGTATCGGCTACAACCGGGCAGCCCGTATTATCGAGCAGATGGAAGCGCAGGGCATTGTGAGTGAAGCCGGGCATAACGGTAACCGCGAAGTGCTGGCGCCGCCTCCCTTTGAGTAA
- the lolA gene encoding outer membrane lipoprotein chaperone LolA: protein MKKIAIACALLSSLVTSSVWADAASDLKSRLDKVSSFHASFTQKVTDGSGNAVQEGQGDLWVKRPNLFNWHMTQPDESILVSDGKTLWFFNPFVEQATATWLKDATSNTPFMLIARNQSSDWQQYNIKQNGDEFVLTPKGNNGNLKQFTINVSSNGTINQFGAVEQDDQRSSYQLKSQQNGAVDTSKFTFTPPQGVTVDDQRNK, encoded by the coding sequence ATGAAAAAAATCGCAATCGCCTGTGCATTACTGAGTAGCCTTGTCACCAGCAGCGTCTGGGCTGATGCCGCCAGCGACCTGAAAAGCCGTCTGGATAAAGTGAGCAGCTTCCATGCCAGCTTTACGCAGAAAGTCACCGACGGTAGCGGGAACGCGGTACAGGAAGGTCAAGGTGACCTGTGGGTTAAACGTCCTAACCTGTTTAACTGGCATATGACCCAGCCGGATGAAAGCATCCTTGTCTCCGACGGTAAAACCTTGTGGTTCTTTAACCCGTTTGTCGAGCAGGCCACGGCGACCTGGCTGAAAGATGCCACCAGCAATACGCCATTCATGCTGATTGCGCGTAACCAGTCCAGCGACTGGCAGCAGTACAACATTAAGCAGAATGGTGATGAATTTGTCCTGACGCCAAAAGGGAACAATGGCAATCTGAAGCAGTTCACCATCAACGTGAGCAGCAACGGCACCATCAATCAATTTGGTGCGGTTGAGCAAGACGACCAGCGCAGCAGCTATCAGCTCAAATCCCAGCAAAATGGCGCTGTAGACACATCAAAATTCACCTTTACCCCGCCGCAGGGCGTAACGGTGGATGACCAACGTAATAAGTAA
- the rarA gene encoding replication-associated recombination protein A, with amino-acid sequence MGNLSLDFSDNAFQPLAARMRPENLAQYIGQQHLLAAGKPLPRAIEAGHLHSMILWGPPGTGKTTLAEVIARYANADVERISAVTSGVKEIREAIERARQNRNAGRRTILFVDEVHRFNKSQQDAFLPHIEDGTITFIGATTENPSFELNSALLSRARVYLLKSLTTEDIEQVLTQAMEDKARGYGGQDIVLPDETRRAIAELVNGDARRALNTLEMMADMAELDGASKRVLKPELLTEIAGERSARFDNKGDRFYDLISALHKSVRGSAPDAALYWYARIISAGGDPLYVARRCLAIASEDVGNADPRAMQVALSAWDCFTRVGPAEGERAIAQAIVYLACAPKSNAVYTAFKAAMADARERPDYDVPVHLRNAPTKLMKEMGYGQAYRYAHDEPNAYAAGEEYFPQEMAQTRYYHPTNRGLEGKIGEKLAWLAGQDQNSPIKRYR; translated from the coding sequence GTGGGCAATCTGTCGCTCGATTTTTCAGATAATGCGTTTCAACCTCTGGCCGCCCGTATGCGGCCAGAAAATTTAGCGCAGTACATCGGCCAGCAACATCTGCTGGCTGCGGGTAAACCGCTGCCACGAGCGATTGAGGCCGGGCATCTGCATTCAATGATCCTTTGGGGGCCGCCGGGTACGGGTAAAACGACCCTCGCTGAAGTCATTGCCCGCTATGCCAATGCAGATGTCGAGCGTATCTCTGCAGTGACCTCCGGCGTTAAGGAGATCCGCGAAGCGATAGAACGCGCGCGGCAGAACCGTAACGCCGGGCGTCGCACCATTCTTTTTGTTGATGAAGTTCATCGCTTCAACAAAAGCCAGCAAGATGCTTTTCTGCCGCATATCGAAGATGGCACCATCACCTTTATTGGTGCGACCACCGAAAACCCCTCTTTTGAACTGAACTCGGCGCTGCTGTCCCGCGCGCGCGTCTATCTGCTTAAATCCCTTACAACCGAGGATATTGAGCAGGTACTGACGCAGGCGATGGAGGACAAAGCGCGGGGCTATGGTGGTCAGGATATCGTTTTGCCCGATGAGACGCGTCGTGCCATTGCCGAGCTGGTGAACGGCGATGCGCGTCGGGCGCTGAACACCCTGGAAATGATGGCCGATATGGCCGAGCTGGACGGGGCCAGCAAGCGGGTGTTGAAGCCCGAATTATTGACGGAGATTGCCGGAGAGCGCAGCGCCCGCTTCGATAACAAAGGCGATCGGTTTTATGATCTTATCTCCGCTCTGCACAAATCGGTGCGCGGTAGCGCGCCGGATGCGGCGCTTTACTGGTATGCCCGTATCATCAGCGCAGGCGGCGACCCACTGTATGTAGCGCGGCGCTGCCTGGCGATTGCCTCGGAAGATGTAGGCAACGCCGATCCGCGTGCGATGCAGGTGGCCCTCTCAGCCTGGGATTGCTTCACGCGGGTGGGGCCAGCAGAGGGCGAGCGCGCCATTGCGCAGGCCATTGTCTATCTGGCTTGCGCCCCCAAAAGTAACGCTGTTTATACGGCCTTCAAAGCCGCGATGGCGGATGCTCGCGAACGGCCAGACTACGACGTGCCGGTGCATTTACGCAACGCCCCAACCAAGTTGATGAAGGAGATGGGCTACGGGCAGGCGTATCGCTATGCCCATGATGAGCCCAACGCATACGCTGCCGGTGAGGAGTACTTCCCGCAGGAAATGGCACAAACGCGCTATTATCACCCCACAAACAGAGGTCTTGAAGGCAAGATTGGCGAAAAGCTCGCCTGGCTGGCCGGACAGGATCAAAATAGCCCTATAAAACGCTACCGTTAG
- the serS gene encoding serine--tRNA ligase yields the protein MLDPNLLRNEPDAVAEKLARRGFKLDVDKLRALEERRKVLQVQTENLQAERNSRSKSIGQAKARGEDIEPLRLEVNKLGEELDKAKAELDVLQTEIRDIALAIPNIPDDSVPVGKDENDNVEVKRWGTPREFDFEVRDHVTLGEMHAGLDFAAAVKLTGSRFVVMKGQIAHLHRALAQFMLDLHTEQHGYSETYVPYLVNHDTLYGTGQLPKFAGDLFHTRPLDEEADSSNYALIPTAEVPLTNLVRDEIIDEDDLPIKLTAHSPCFRSEAGSYGRDTRGLIRMHQFDKVEMVQIVRPENSMDALEEMTGHAEKVLELLGLPYRRMALCTGDMGFGACKTFDLEVWVPAQNTYREISSCSNVWDFQARRMQARCRSKSDKKTRLVHTLNGSGLAVGRTLVAVLENYQQADGRIEIPEVLRPYMKGQQFIG from the coding sequence ATGCTCGATCCCAATCTGCTGCGTAATGAGCCAGACGCAGTCGCTGAAAAACTGGCACGCCGGGGCTTTAAGCTGGATGTAGATAAGCTGCGCGCTCTTGAAGAGCGTCGTAAAGTTCTGCAGGTACAAACTGAAAATCTGCAGGCTGAACGCAACTCTCGATCGAAATCCATCGGCCAGGCGAAAGCGCGCGGGGAAGACATTGAGCCATTACGCCTGGAAGTGAACAAACTGGGTGAAGAGCTGGATAAGGCGAAAGCTGAACTGGACGTTCTTCAGACCGAAATCCGTGATATTGCCCTGGCTATCCCGAACATTCCTGACGACAGCGTCCCTGTCGGCAAAGACGAAAATGACAACGTTGAAGTGAAACGCTGGGGTACGCCTCGCGAGTTCGACTTTGAGGTTCGCGATCATGTGACCTTAGGCGAGATGCACGCGGGGCTGGATTTTGCCGCTGCGGTTAAGCTGACCGGTTCTCGTTTTGTGGTGATGAAAGGTCAAATCGCACATCTGCACCGCGCGCTGGCGCAGTTCATGCTGGATCTGCACACAGAACAGCACGGCTATAGCGAAACCTACGTTCCGTATCTGGTAAACCACGATACGCTGTACGGTACAGGTCAGCTGCCGAAGTTTGCGGGCGATCTGTTCCATACCCGTCCGCTGGACGAAGAGGCTGATAGCAGCAACTACGCGCTGATCCCAACCGCAGAAGTGCCGCTGACTAACCTGGTGCGCGACGAAATCATCGATGAGGACGATCTGCCGATTAAGCTGACCGCTCACTCACCGTGCTTCCGTTCTGAAGCGGGCTCCTACGGTCGTGATACTCGCGGTCTGATCCGTATGCACCAGTTCGACAAAGTTGAGATGGTGCAGATTGTGCGTCCTGAAAACTCCATGGATGCGCTGGAAGAGATGACCGGCCACGCTGAAAAAGTGCTGGAGCTGCTGGGCCTGCCGTACCGTCGTATGGCGCTCTGTACCGGTGATATGGGCTTTGGTGCGTGTAAAACCTTCGACCTCGAAGTGTGGGTGCCGGCGCAAAATACCTATCGCGAAATCTCATCCTGCTCCAACGTCTGGGATTTCCAGGCGCGCCGCATGCAGGCACGCTGCCGCAGCAAGTCTGACAAGAAAACCCGTCTGGTACACACCCTGAACGGTTCTGGTCTGGCTGTGGGACGTACGCTGGTTGCAGTGCTGGAAAACTACCAGCAGGCCGATGGCCGCATCGAAATCCCTGAAGTGCTGCGTCCTTATATGAAAGGTCAGCAGTTCATCGGTTGA
- the dmsA gene encoding dimethylsulfoxide reductase subunit A encodes MKIKAPEALLTAEVSRRGLMKTTAVGGLAVASSAITLPFTRLASAANALAPAGVNEKVVWSACTVNCGSRCPLRMHVVDGEIKYVETDNTGDDNYEGLHQVRACLRGRSMRRRVYNPDRLRYPMKRVGKRGEGKFERISWEEAFDTIAGNMQRLIKEYGNESIYLNYGTGTLGGTLTRSWPPGKTLIARLMNCCGGYLNHYGDYSTAQIAAGLNYTYGGWADGNSPSDIENSQLVVLFGNNPGETRMSGGGVTYYVEQAREKSSARMIIIDPRYTDTGAGREDEWIPIRPGTDAALISALAWVMITENLVDQPFLDKYCVGYDETTLPAGAPANGHYKAWILGQGNDGIAKTPAWASAITGIPQERIVKLAREIAGAKPAFISQGWGPQRHANGELVSRAIAMLAILTGNVGIHGGNSGAREGSYSLPFERMPTLENPVQTSISMFMWTDAIERGPEMTATRDGVRGKDKLDVPIKMIWNYAGNCLINQHSQINRTHEILQDDKKCELIVVIDCHMTSSAKYADILLPDCTASEQMDFALDASCGNMAYVIFADQAIKPRFECKTIYEMTTELAKRMGVAQQFTEGRTQEGWMRHLYEQSREAIPDLLPFDEFRKQGIYKQRDPEGHHVAYKAFRADPVANPLTTPSGKIEIYSAQLAEIAATWELEKGDVIDPLPVYSPGFENYDDPQSKDYPLQLTGFHYKARTHSTYGNVDVLKAACRQEIWINPLDAQKRGIKNGDRVRIYNGRGEVHIEAKVTPRILPGVVALGEGAWYNPDANRVDQAGCINVLTTQRPSPLAKGNPSHSNLVQVEKA; translated from the coding sequence ATGAAAATCAAAGCGCCAGAGGCTTTGCTGACAGCGGAAGTCAGTCGTCGTGGGTTAATGAAAACTACGGCGGTTGGCGGTCTGGCTGTGGCAAGTAGCGCGATCACACTCCCTTTTACCCGTCTGGCATCAGCCGCGAATGCGCTGGCGCCCGCAGGTGTAAATGAAAAGGTAGTCTGGAGCGCATGTACTGTTAACTGCGGCAGTCGCTGTCCACTGCGCATGCACGTTGTTGATGGCGAGATCAAATACGTCGAGACCGATAATACGGGCGATGATAACTACGAAGGGCTGCATCAGGTACGCGCCTGTCTGCGCGGCCGCTCAATGCGTCGTCGGGTCTATAACCCGGATCGACTCAGGTATCCGATGAAGCGTGTGGGGAAACGTGGCGAAGGCAAATTTGAGCGTATCAGCTGGGAAGAGGCGTTCGATACCATCGCTGGCAATATGCAGCGCTTAATCAAAGAGTACGGTAACGAATCGATCTATCTGAATTACGGTACAGGTACGTTAGGCGGTACCTTAACGCGCTCCTGGCCGCCGGGTAAGACGCTTATTGCCCGTCTGATGAACTGCTGCGGCGGATACCTGAACCACTATGGTGACTACTCCACCGCCCAGATTGCCGCCGGTCTGAACTATACCTATGGCGGCTGGGCCGATGGCAATAGCCCGTCCGATATCGAAAATAGCCAGTTGGTCGTGCTGTTCGGTAATAACCCCGGTGAAACACGCATGAGCGGCGGCGGGGTCACTTACTATGTAGAGCAGGCCCGCGAAAAATCCAGTGCGCGGATGATCATCATTGACCCGCGCTATACCGATACTGGCGCAGGGCGTGAGGATGAGTGGATCCCTATCCGTCCAGGCACCGATGCCGCGCTGATCTCGGCGCTGGCATGGGTAATGATCACGGAAAACCTCGTTGATCAGCCTTTCCTCGACAAATATTGCGTGGGATACGATGAAACCACGCTGCCTGCAGGCGCACCGGCTAATGGTCATTACAAAGCCTGGATTCTGGGCCAGGGCAATGACGGTATCGCCAAAACGCCGGCCTGGGCCTCTGCGATTACCGGCATTCCACAAGAACGGATCGTCAAGCTGGCGCGTGAAATCGCCGGGGCGAAACCGGCCTTTATTTCACAGGGGTGGGGGCCGCAGCGCCATGCCAACGGCGAGCTGGTCTCCCGTGCCATTGCCATGCTGGCGATCCTGACCGGTAACGTAGGGATCCACGGCGGCAACAGCGGGGCGCGAGAAGGCTCTTACTCTCTCCCGTTTGAGCGGATGCCAACCCTTGAAAACCCGGTGCAGACCAGTATCTCCATGTTTATGTGGACCGATGCCATCGAGCGCGGTCCGGAAATGACCGCTACCCGCGACGGTGTACGCGGTAAAGATAAGCTGGACGTGCCGATTAAAATGATCTGGAACTATGCCGGTAACTGCCTCATTAACCAGCACTCGCAGATCAACCGCACCCACGAAATCCTCCAGGATGACAAAAAATGCGAGCTGATTGTGGTCATTGACTGCCACATGACCTCATCTGCGAAGTATGCCGATATCCTGCTGCCGGACTGCACCGCATCTGAGCAGATGGATTTCGCACTGGATGCCTCATGCGGCAACATGGCCTACGTCATTTTTGCCGATCAGGCCATCAAGCCGCGCTTCGAATGCAAAACCATCTATGAGATGACCACCGAGCTGGCGAAGCGCATGGGCGTGGCGCAACAGTTCACCGAGGGGCGTACTCAGGAAGGGTGGATGCGACATCTTTATGAGCAATCCCGCGAGGCGATCCCGGATCTGCTTCCTTTTGACGAATTTCGTAAGCAAGGCATCTACAAACAACGCGATCCGGAAGGACACCACGTGGCTTATAAAGCCTTCCGCGCCGACCCCGTAGCCAATCCGCTGACCACACCGTCAGGCAAAATTGAGATCTACTCCGCGCAGCTGGCTGAGATAGCGGCCACCTGGGAGCTGGAAAAAGGCGACGTGATTGATCCGCTTCCGGTTTATAGCCCGGGCTTTGAAAACTATGACGACCCGCAGAGCAAGGATTATCCGCTGCAATTAACCGGGTTCCACTATAAAGCGCGTACTCACTCAACCTATGGCAATGTCGATGTATTGAAGGCGGCCTGCCGCCAGGAGATATGGATCAATCCGCTCGATGCGCAAAAGCGAGGCATTAAAAATGGCGATCGCGTGCGTATCTACAACGGTCGCGGTGAAGTACATATTGAGGCCAAAGTGACGCCCCGCATCTTGCCTGGCGTGGTCGCGTTAGGGGAGGGGGCCTGGTACAACCCGGATGCTAACCGCGTCGATCAGGCGGGCTGCATCAATGTGCTTACGACGCAGCGGCCTTCACCGTTGGCAAAGGGCAACCCATCACACAGTAACCTGGTCCAGGTTGAGAAGGCATAA
- a CDS encoding DMSO/selenate family reductase complex B subunit, translated as MTTQYGFYIDSSRCTGCKTCELACKDYKDLTPDVSFRRIYEYAGGDWQEDNGVWQQNVFAYYLSIACNHCEDPACTKVCPSGAMHKREDGFVVVNEEVCIGCRYCHMACPYGAPQYNAAKGHMTKCDGCYDRVAEGKKPVCVESCPLRALDFGPIDELRQKHGKLAAVAPLPSAHFTKPSIVIKPNANSRPTGDTTGYLANPKEV; from the coding sequence ATGACCACTCAGTATGGATTTTATATTGACTCCAGCCGCTGCACCGGGTGCAAAACCTGCGAGCTGGCCTGTAAAGATTACAAAGATCTGACCCCGGATGTGAGCTTCCGTCGCATTTATGAATACGCAGGGGGCGACTGGCAGGAGGATAACGGTGTCTGGCAGCAAAACGTCTTTGCCTACTATCTGTCGATTGCCTGTAACCACTGCGAAGACCCGGCCTGCACCAAAGTCTGCCCGAGCGGCGCCATGCACAAGCGGGAAGACGGCTTTGTGGTGGTTAACGAAGAAGTTTGCATTGGCTGCCGCTATTGCCATATGGCCTGCCCGTACGGCGCGCCACAGTACAACGCCGCCAAAGGCCACATGACCAAATGCGATGGCTGTTACGATCGCGTGGCAGAGGGCAAAAAGCCGGTCTGCGTGGAGTCCTGCCCGCTGCGTGCACTGGACTTCGGCCCGATCGACGAGCTGCGGCAGAAACACGGCAAGCTGGCAGCCGTTGCGCCGCTGCCGTCGGCGCACTTTACGAAACCAAGTATTGTCATTAAACCCAATGCCAACAGCCGACCGACAGGTGATACCACCGGCTATCTGGCCAATCCGAAGGAGGTGTGA